Below is a genomic region from Medicago truncatula cultivar Jemalong A17 chromosome 3, MtrunA17r5.0-ANR, whole genome shotgun sequence.
aCTTTATTGGGTATAAACCTCATGTTGggttaagaaaattttaaatattttttccgcttaataacttttaaaagttactccctaaatttaaaattattattaattgtctCTTAAGAAGATCAATGTGTTATATTTGTCCATTTACAACACTTAATAAATGCGCACCATAAAAATCTTTCTAATCAttagaatttaatattttggtaATTAACCTTATTACTTTTGATGATTGAAAAAAGacatttaaaaacataaaaatgcaTAAGTTAATCGTTTAACCTTACtgtaggattttttttatatataaaatcatttaattatatggaatagtataaaattttataattgcATGAATTCATCAACATTCTCATTGACATAAAGTCATTGATTGACATgtatatacaaaataaattagaattgaaGACTGATATGTTCGCGTGATACATCAGGGAGAAATACATTGGGCTGCTAGGGTTTCCCCCATGCACTATCGTCCTACTAAATTTTGATTAAGTTATTACTCGCTAACTATCAGTTGGTTTCATATGTCGTTGAACCAAGGTGGATTTTAGAATAATGTCTTTAAAGTATTAATGATAGCATTGTGTAAAAGAACAATTGAATACTCTAATGTATGTTCAAGTGTGCAAaaccataaaattaaattatgatttaaatGCCCAGTTTTGGTTGATACATCATGCTCTAAACATAAAGGAAATCATTTTGGTACTAAAGAAACACATTGGAAACTTCTGAAGATTTAGAAGATGATCTGACGATAAGTTAAGAAAAATCCAAAGCTCTCATCAAATAAAGGATGCATCAAGTCTTGAAGAGTGACGAGAACAAGATCTTATGGATACATGCTCCAAAGGAAGCAAGTTATGAAGGAGTCAGAATCATCTCcatttactaaaaataaatagataatgtCATTTGGTGAGAgatagatacaaaaaaaaatatgtagtgGGTCCCCCTggtattaattattttcaaatttatttgtgtctttatctctctaaatgGAAGAAATCGAAATCGACAGACTAATAAATGGAGATGATCTTAACTCGTTATGAAGGATTCAATGCAAATATCTGATAGTACTATTTGTATTTTCATGACCACTTGAcgaaacaaagaaagaaattcAATGGAAAAGAATGTAACAGAACATTCCATAAGTAGCAAAGGATTTCTCTACTACTATTCAACGATAATATCCATTAaaggaatagttttcaaaactaATTCATCGCTTCTCAAGGACGAAATTGATGTGATAGCcttcttaaaataaaagttcTCTCATTTCTCTCCTATATGAAGGGAAATCATGATTATAAAGGCAACAAAAATACTGAGATGTAAAAAGTATTTGAATCTGCCTTTGCAGAAGACGCAAAGAACAACACAAAGATTTTGCGAGAAATCAGAAAACATGGTTGTATTTGCAGCAGAAGTTTTCAGACACATAAGAAAGGCGGggagtttgaattttgaactTGTGGCAGACAAAAGCCGTCGCAAAGACTCAACTCCTAGAATTTATTACCGTTGGCATTAGCACCGGATTGTATGCCGCTGCAAATGGCCAATGGTTAGATTTTTCTCCCTTTATAAATAGTCAAttctttcattcattctttCACATACACTTCTCTCTACTTCCTTCCATCTCACCATTTGTCTAcaacttttcttatttttaacttttctgTTCTTTTAATAGTTTGGTAAgtattgtttttatatttaaatattaattaaatttaattgatattaACCTCATTATAGAATTGTTgtatttactatttaaaattgttttatcagaaaaaagtatttataataattttttattaatattaaatttgaaaatatatgtGTATGTTTAAAGAAAATCGCAAATgcgcatatatatatatcatccttaaaaaaaagggttaataggtctttacctccctgtaatataggtcatttccggttttccaaacaaaaaccaattttttttcaagaatttttcgtttttgtttggcctattagggggtaaatcaaaacaattttatttttacagagggtaaatcaaaaaaaatattttacagaggaaaaaaaattgttttaatttataaatctCATACATTAAATTTTTACAGAGATGacaatcaaaaaaaaaatttagagagggaaaaaatttaaaaaataaagtatcaAAAGTATATTTTAACTAGAGATGACAATGTACATTCACGAGTACGGATAGTAGGAATCTGTTATCTAATATGTTGAATTCAAATAAAGTTAATGTTCGTTTCATACTCAGATGAGTatttcacaatttttaagatgtCTATATGTATTTGCAGTTATCCAaggataaatatttttctaaaaatacatttatgtaaaaaaaataaaattatgttgaatgtttcttcttcttttgacaacaaatatttttttttttggtacaagacaacaaatttatttattaatcaaaacaagaacagaaattgagaaattggGTTAGGATTTCTTTCATGTGGATAACACTTATATTTTAATGATGATATTTTcgtaaatttactattttaatacCGATATCCGTAGGCGTAGGTTTGACATGTAgttaaaatatttctttcatgtggataacatttatattttaatgatgATATTTTCGTAAATTTACTAATCTTCTCTTTGTGGATTGTCCACTCCTAAccttatttgttttaattaatatgTATTTGTGCAAGAAGCTTCCTTCACTATGAGAATCAATGAACcttaagtattattttttttctatatattaggTCCTCTTCTTTTCGTTGTAACTTTGGTACTctttatctatatatatttcaacaagTTAAATTTAATGTATTGTAAGTATGAAACTTGTAAACACATTAAGTGCTAAAGAGGATTAGCTTTCTACAGTTACTTGATCctaaattatcttttgttttttaaattattttcctcttgtattgaattattttatcttgtttgCAGGAGTGGTATCTGATGAGGTACAAATTAATTTCCTCTTTGATAGGTTTTAACATTACTCTTTTTACCAAAATGAAGATTGTGGCCTCTAGAAACAGTAACAAGAGGATTTTCAAATTAAGTTCACAACCAAATAAATTCATGTCCTGAATATGCtaaatgcatttttctttttccaccaGACTTGTTAACTGCAACCATGAACTTATAAAGTGAATTTCACTACCTTCAGAGCAAAATTTAAGTGctctagaaaaaaaaaggactaataTAGAACAAGTAACAATCATCACTGTGGTCTCTTTGATGTGAAGATTGATTTGTGTATGTTAGTGTTGCCAAATTGACATTTTGCAGTTACATTTTTTCTTGGAATCTAGTAGACAATGATCATCATAGTTGCATTTTGTTTTCACCAACAGTATGCAGGTATCCTCAATTGCTTCGACAGGGATGTAATACTTGGACTTGGGATATGAGCTAGCAGCAACATGGGATTATCATGCTTGGAATGACATGCAAAGCAACAGCAAGATTAATGATATGTACCTCATTTCTCTGCATAAGTCTTTTGTCGCTTGGGTTAACCCATGATGAAAATTGAGTTTGTATGGTGAGGCGATATGAAACAGTGTGAACCTCGACTTGGGTGAGGAGCTTATGGACAAATGAGTTCACAGTATTAATTTTAGTGGATATTAGACCATTAATGTTGTTGGTGCCTTCATATCCATCCGACATGTATCTATATTTGCACATGTAGCACTTAGCCATGTCCTAATGTCAGAACTCAGGTTCCAATACTCTTGATGCTTTTCTACAGTTAATTCTAGACACTCTTGTATAACAGTACCAGGAACCTGTGTTCTGACTTGAGGACATGGCTATGTGCACTTGCAAATACAGATACGTGTCGGGTAGGTTTGAAGGGCACAAGTGGTAACTTAACGATCTAATATCCATTAAAATTGACAAAGTGAATATATTGATCAACAAGCTCTTCACCCAAGTCCAAGTGCTCATTGTTTCTGGTCCTTTCCTTCACTATGCACATCAATTTTCTTCATGGGTTGAACCACGGGACAAAAACATATGCAGAGAAATGAGGTGCCTGTTATAAATGCAGTTGTTGCGTGCATTTCATGGCTAGTATGATGATGATCAAATGGAGTTTCGTCTTCATCTTCAATATTCTAAAACCATGCGCTTAGCAAGGAAACATCTTCTGATAGGTCGTGTTCCGTTTGCTCCATACTTTTTGTACTTAATAGTTGGATATAAGACGCACATTGCCCTTTAGCAAAAATATTGAATACATAATGTCATACTAGGCACGATAGTGGACAATATCTTCTTTTCTTTGATCAAGTCGATGTTGACAATGTCTAGTATGGCAGATAAAAATGATTATACTGGTGAAGGTGAAGTTGAaggtaaaatatataaaaagctTGAAGGAAAAGACTTACATAGATTGAGAAAGAATAGGATTTTACTGCTTAtcaaagaaaattcaaaaccatGTAGGCAACATAGAACTCATACACAATAGAACTTGCTAAACACTAATCAATACATTTTATAACAATCTTTCTGCTAATTGAAAGTATGTTTGGTTCTAAAACAATAACTAAAGCTGGTATTGTCACTGTTTCATATATGGAAAAGTCAGACAGCTCATCAAGAAAAGTTAGCTGCAAATCAAATTGATTTGCATGACCTTTTGCAAACAACATACATTCCTCCCTTAGTGTTCCTTTTCTATGATCTTTATAACAATCTTCATGAAAAAGCTTGAAAGTCAATCACAATCTTCACCACAAATGCCCTGATACTTCTTCACAATCTTTCACTCTTAGAATTCATTCCTCATGTGACTTCAAAACTAGCAATTTGCAACCAAATGCAAGTCAATCACATATCTTTCATGTAAAATCTCTTTCTAATCATGAAAAGTATAAAAACAACAATGgcatattcaaaaaatatagaATCTTAAGGGGAAAAAAATGAACATTTCAGCACAGTATAGCTAACTTCTCTCCTACTACAATTTTAGTTCTTCTGGTCATAATATTTGGAATTACATAGCCCTAAAATATCCCTAAAGGTTGAAAGATTTCATACAACAGACCTAAATATTCGATGGGGGATAAAAAGATTCATAATCCACCCAAAATATCGCCAAAATTATAACAAGAACAAGAGCAAGAATACAACATTGAACaccaatccaatataaataattCTTCTTAGAAACATGTTAGCTTCATTTCACATTAACGATTTTAGTGACCTTTCTTTCACGGGTTTCCTCATTCTCCTCTTCccattatcatcatcatattcatccTCATAATCTTCAAAATAATTCAATCCCTCAGAACAAGGAACAACATCAACACCAACATTAACCTTAACATCATGACTACTACTACCTAATGCTACAACACTCTTGTTATCTTCACCATCATTTTTATCACCTCTTCGTTTCCCTCGTGGTGGACCAAACCCagaataaaaatagaattcATTATTATTCGAACCTGAAGCTGAATCCGCTTTCACCTTCTTCGGTCTGCCTCTACCACGCCGCGGCGCCTCAATGTCTCCTCCCCCATTTGAGTTTCTCTTCAAACCTTTGTTGCAGCCACCATTATTATTAACTACCTTCTTATTACCAtcacattgttgattattgtcaATCGCCATGATAGAAGAATTTTCTATCACAGTTTTATTATCAATATCAACAATGTCAGTTTCCATCATCGAAGCCACACTTTCATCAAGAGCTGCTAGAGAATCTTCGAACTGGATTGAGGATTTGTCAAAGTGAAAGGGGATGGCATCCCATGGAGATTGGTTAAGCTGACAAACGTGCATTTGAAAAGGTTCAACCGGTAATGAATCATTTTGTAGTAGTGAAGACGAACAAGTGAATAGAAGAGGGGAAATCTTCGCGGCTTTTCGAATCCTCATATCAAAGAATCTAtgaatgaataatattattataatatctGGAATTTGAGGGAAAGGGAACACAATCTTTTCAAACTCACAGATACCATCTCTCTTCACCTACTCATGCACTAAATAAACAAGTTTATAACATAAGTGTAAAAGTATATGTTGAACCATGAAGCCTTTTAATTAAGAATTGATGAGGTCTATGACGCACAAACATTCCTCAGATTAGATGTGTCCTAGTGTTGGACACGCGTTAGTGTCAGACACCGACACGACAATGGCACATatgattacactgaattatgtcattttctcacatTTATTGTCAATGTTCGCATGTTAGTGTCTGTGTCGTGTCgatgtccgtgcttcataggatGTGGTCAACTATCATAAGTTTCCAACTTGACAACTTTCAAAAATGTAACGGCAACACAGAGCACATACACAATAGAACTTGCAAACACTAAACAATCCAATTATAATCTTTTTGCTAACTATAAGCATGATAGAttctaaaacaataaaattggaCTTGTCACTGTTCCATACATGGCAGGAAGCAGAATGTAAACAAACTATTACACAACATAGCAGTAGGTTACCAGATATCTTGAAGACTTGTCCTCTTTCCAGCTCAAAGTAGCTAGCTATATGGCATCAGTTCTTAGCATGTGAGATAGTTGAAAAGAGCAACAAAATAAGATATAATCACTAGTATATCATTATAAATAATGACTTAATCAATATAAATAGCCTTATTTTTTAGCTTAGGAagaatagcttatgcaaatttGCATATAactcaaaaaaaagtttctatGTTAATTCAAAAGCTCTCACTAACAAAAATGGTATCTTTATAAAATGTGTTTTAATAAACTACGCAGAAACccatgaataatacataaaagtttCTTTATTTACTTAAGTTTctgtttttgacaaataatCTAGGTAGATTGTTTTGtataaactcaaaaataagTGAATCCAAAATGGGCCCAATGTTAATATACTAGTTGGTTAAAACATTAGTCTACACGTAAAATATGTGTATATTCATGAAATCTCCAACAATATAAGCTACAATGAAAATGATTACCTGTTTGCATTCCACCATATACTTGTTGAGCAGTTTTTGGTTCTTATGAGTAGTCAGTACATGCTTTGTTACATTGACTAAGAAGTCATTCAAGTAAAGTGGAGATAAAAATGAAGAACTGCTGTGAAGAAGCGGCTGGCAAAACAATTGAAGAGGGAATCTAGGGTTATCTTTTTCATTATATATGCTATTGGGCTAGGCCCAATGATGTAATCCCACAAACCCAATtagatttgtttttattaaaaaggtaGCTAAAAAGctaaaaatatatctatttaTATTGATCAACTCATTATTAAACATTAGTTtacaaatcatttatttttatcaaataatataatGGTTAGAATTTTATCTTTAGGTGAATAAAAGTATCTTCAATGGTGAACTCTacaaatagttattttttgGGTCTCATTGCAATACATTATTTTGAAGTAATacattcatttttaactttcagTAGTGAACTAAGAGCATCCATCATTCTGACATCCAATTTTCGATACCTAATTGAGTTTCACTTATACAAATCACttggttataattttttggctaaaatatgcttttgatccctgcaaatatggcgAGTTtaggttttggtccctggtaatttttttctttttgaaatccatccctgcaaaattttttgttttttaaaatagtccttggCCCAACTTTACTGATGATTTGGCACATTTATGCCTACGTGGCATTCGCTGACTGTGTAACTTTGCACAGTTGGTAGCCATGTGGTAATTATTTAAAAACctttcttaaaaaagaaaaaatatatttttgaaattaaaataaaacattttaaaaaatacggaaattaatttttcaaaaattttaaaaaataaaaaagtaatttttaaattaaaatttttcaaaagaattcatttttattttcgaaaaataaattttcaatttatttttttaatttttgaaaattaatttccatatttttttat
It encodes:
- the LOC11428507 gene encoding uncharacterized protein isoform X1, whose protein sequence is MRIRKAAKISPLLFTCSSSLLQNDSLPVEPFQMHVCQLNQSPWDAIPFHFDKSSIQFEDSLAALDESVASMMETDIVDIDNKTVIENSSIMAIDNNQQCDGNKKVVNNNGGCNKGLKRNSNGGGDIEAPRRGRGRPKKVKADSASGSNNNEFYFYSGFGPPRGKRRGDKNDGEDNKSVVALGSSSHDVKVNVGVDVVPCSEGLNYFEDYEDEYDDDNGKRRMRKPVKERSLKSLM
- the LOC11428507 gene encoding uncharacterized protein isoform X2, yielding MRIRKAAKISPLLFTCSSSLLQNDSLPVEPFQMHVCQLNQSPWDAIPFHFDKSSIQFEDSLAALDESVASMMETDIVDIDNKTVIENSSIMAIDNNQQCDGNKKVVNNNGGCNKGLKRNSNGGGDIEAPRRGRGRPKKVKADSASVLKSHEE